One Leptolyngbya sp. SIO1E4 genomic region harbors:
- a CDS encoding ABC transporter ATP-binding protein: MTQPAFATPPAGIWGIMAPVKGRIASAIALAALSALTSLGSLLTVPFIAAELLSESPEPTRIWRWLAVAVGLVAIAFTSRALAFNVSHLAAFKLEVILRAAMAEHLARVPLGYVVTTGSGAIKKWVQDDVQSLHAFVADSTPLIGQAYTVPVLSLVAMFVADWRLGLVTLAVLPVGMIFIRLALRDYAKQRDEYDLANEQINGVIIEFVQGMQVVRTFDDGSSSFARFQKSLDTFTQKLRDWNAKTQLSGRLGTLLFEPLPTLLVVSAVGAWLMMQGTLPFPRLLVFLLLAPRLCGAFKPIFTLSYFINQANAGALRISSVLAEPALPQPEQPQQPQNASISFNNVTFFYGEGRPALQDVSLTMPAGTVTALVGPSGAGKTTLARLIPRFWDVTDGSIKIGDVDVRQMTSETLMSWVSFVFQDTFLLHDTIRDNIKLGRPNATDEAVEAAARAAQAHEFILTLPNGYDTIAGERGTRLSGGQRQRITIARAILQDNPIVVLDEATAFADPENAALIQSAIAALTQGKTLIVIAHRLPSIMNADQIAVLDQGRLVELGKHDNLVAANGVYARLWSRYQDAQNWELSVRSHRVSAAVASSN; the protein is encoded by the coding sequence ATGACTCAACCCGCCTTTGCAACGCCTCCCGCTGGGATCTGGGGCATTATGGCCCCGGTCAAAGGTCGTATTGCCAGCGCGATCGCCCTCGCCGCGCTTAGTGCCCTGACCAGTCTCGGTTCATTGCTGACGGTTCCGTTTATTGCGGCCGAACTGCTGTCAGAGTCACCCGAACCGACTCGCATTTGGCGCTGGCTGGCGGTGGCCGTGGGGCTGGTCGCGATCGCCTTCACCTCCAGGGCTCTGGCCTTTAACGTTTCGCATCTAGCGGCCTTTAAGCTGGAAGTGATTTTGCGAGCGGCCATGGCCGAACATCTCGCCCGAGTTCCGCTCGGCTACGTGGTGACCACTGGTTCGGGGGCCATCAAGAAATGGGTGCAAGATGATGTGCAATCACTCCATGCCTTTGTGGCAGACAGTACCCCTCTAATCGGGCAAGCCTATACGGTTCCAGTGCTGTCCTTAGTCGCCATGTTTGTGGCTGACTGGCGACTGGGACTCGTCACGCTGGCGGTGCTGCCCGTAGGGATGATTTTTATTCGACTGGCGCTGCGAGACTATGCCAAACAGCGCGACGAGTACGATCTTGCCAACGAGCAAATTAACGGCGTCATCATTGAGTTTGTGCAAGGCATGCAGGTGGTCCGCACCTTTGATGATGGCAGCAGCTCCTTTGCCCGATTTCAGAAATCGCTTGATACCTTCACGCAAAAGCTGCGGGACTGGAATGCTAAAACCCAACTCTCGGGGCGTTTAGGCACCCTGCTGTTTGAACCGCTGCCCACGCTGCTGGTGGTCTCAGCGGTGGGGGCCTGGCTGATGATGCAAGGGACGTTACCCTTCCCACGATTGCTGGTGTTTCTCTTGCTAGCGCCGCGACTATGTGGGGCGTTCAAGCCCATCTTCACGCTGTCCTATTTCATCAACCAGGCCAATGCGGGTGCCCTGCGGATTAGCTCCGTCCTGGCCGAACCCGCACTCCCCCAGCCTGAGCAACCCCAGCAGCCCCAGAATGCTTCGATCTCCTTCAATAACGTCACCTTTTTCTACGGGGAAGGACGTCCGGCCCTGCAGGATGTGTCGCTGACGATGCCGGCTGGAACGGTTACCGCTTTGGTGGGGCCGTCCGGTGCGGGGAAGACTACCCTGGCTCGACTGATTCCTCGGTTTTGGGACGTCACGGACGGGTCAATTAAAATTGGCGACGTGGATGTCCGGCAGATGACCTCTGAAACGCTGATGTCGTGGGTGTCGTTTGTGTTTCAAGACACGTTTTTACTGCACGATACCATCCGCGACAACATCAAGCTGGGTCGGCCCAATGCGACAGATGAAGCAGTGGAGGCAGCGGCCCGAGCCGCTCAAGCCCACGAATTTATCCTCACGCTACCGAACGGCTATGACACCATCGCGGGGGAGCGGGGTACTCGACTCTCTGGTGGGCAGCGCCAGCGGATCACCATTGCCCGCGCCATTCTGCAAGACAACCCCATTGTGGTGTTGGACGAAGCGACGGCTTTTGCGGACCCTGAAAATGCCGCCCTGATTCAATCGGCGATCGCGGCGCTCACCCAGGGCAAAACTTTAATTGTGATTGCCCATCGTCTCCCTTCAATCATGAATGCTGATCAAATTGCCGTGCTTGACCAGGGACGATTGGTGGAGCTGGGCAAGCACGATAACTTAGTCGCTGCCAACGGCGTGTATGCCCGGCTCTGGTCACGCTATCAAGACGCTCAAAATTGGGAATTAAGCGTTCGTTCCCATCGCGTCTCAGCAGCGGTTGCAAGCTCAAATTGA
- a CDS encoding isoprenylcysteine carboxylmethyltransferase family protein yields MDTLTLKIIFLVGLVSCSIIRTPHQRVNKQNIIVDDRKTAQENTLLFLVFLGMFILPMIYVLTPWLSFANYSLPVWANILGMLTFAIALWLFWRSHHDLGKNWSPTLQVREDHTLITQGIYQVIRHPMYTAIWLWAIAQGLLLANWIAGPSGVIAFGVLYFLRVGNEEKMMLEQFGDQYQAYMQKTKRLLPSLF; encoded by the coding sequence ATGGATACGCTGACACTCAAAATCATTTTTCTGGTTGGCTTGGTCTCTTGCTCTATTATCCGCACGCCTCACCAGCGAGTGAACAAACAAAATATCATTGTCGATGATCGCAAAACGGCTCAGGAAAATACTTTGCTGTTTTTGGTATTCCTGGGAATGTTCATTCTACCCATGATCTATGTCTTGACGCCCTGGCTCAGTTTTGCCAACTACTCATTGCCGGTTTGGGCTAATATCCTTGGGATGCTGACATTTGCGATCGCGCTGTGGTTATTTTGGCGATCGCACCATGATTTAGGTAAAAACTGGTCGCCCACGTTGCAAGTGCGAGAAGACCATACCTTGATCACCCAGGGCATCTATCAAGTGATTCGCCACCCGATGTACACAGCAATTTGGCTGTGGGCGATTGCCCAAGGATTGCTGTTAGCGAATTGGATTGCCGGCCCGTCTGGTGTGATTGCTTTCGGTGTTTTGTACTTTCTTCGAGTTGGCAATGAGGAAAAAATGATGCTGGAGCAGTTTGGCGATCAGTATCAAGCGTATATGCAGAAGACAAAGCGACTATTACCGTCTCTGTTTTAG
- a CDS encoding class I SAM-dependent methyltransferase yields MISPQLEPTHQLTGVAETLMITLYARYLETQRADSFFQDPKAVEIAQSTDYDFAKYAKGWSSQLAVVIRVQEYDRIVKNFLATHDDASVINLGCGLCTRFTRVDNGRVCWYEVDFPEVIELRRKFFEATDRYQMIAKSIFDFTWIDAVQKTPDQPLMIVMEGVSPYLSEAENRALISQICDRLAPTEFVFDVLNRKSAKNSQRHDTVSQTDAEFKSGIDSGKELETWGSGITLKDEIYYLTQFANHPKRLPLWARYLSFMLVPLFKNSGRILHLEITCDRP; encoded by the coding sequence ATGATCAGTCCTCAGCTCGAACCCACCCATCAACTAACTGGGGTGGCTGAAACCCTGATGATTACCCTTTATGCCCGCTATCTTGAAACTCAACGAGCGGATAGCTTCTTTCAAGATCCGAAGGCGGTCGAGATTGCTCAAAGCACCGACTACGATTTTGCCAAATATGCTAAGGGCTGGTCTTCCCAATTAGCTGTCGTCATACGAGTTCAAGAGTATGACCGCATCGTCAAAAATTTTCTGGCAACGCACGATGATGCCAGTGTGATTAATCTAGGCTGTGGACTATGTACTCGATTTACACGGGTCGATAATGGTCGCGTTTGCTGGTATGAAGTCGATTTTCCCGAAGTGATTGAACTGCGGCGCAAGTTTTTTGAGGCAACGGATCGCTATCAGATGATTGCCAAGTCGATCTTTGACTTTACTTGGATTGATGCCGTTCAGAAAACGCCTGATCAACCTCTGATGATCGTCATGGAAGGCGTTTCCCCCTATTTGAGTGAGGCCGAAAACCGAGCACTCATATCACAGATTTGCGATCGCCTGGCCCCAACAGAATTTGTGTTTGATGTCCTGAATCGTAAATCAGCAAAGAATTCTCAACGACATGACACAGTTTCCCAAACCGACGCCGAATTCAAATCAGGGATTGATAGCGGTAAAGAACTAGAAACCTGGGGATCTGGCATCACCCTTAAGGACGAAATTTACTATCTTACGCAGTTTGCCAATCATCCCAAACGACTTCCCCTCTGGGCCAGGTATCTATCTTTTATGCTGGTTCCATTGTTCAAAAATTCGGGGCGCATTTTACATTTAGAGATAACGTGCGATCGTCCATAA
- a CDS encoding GNAT family N-acetyltransferase, whose translation MEIRTALIDDIKDIQMVGRLSWNDTYGVFRSDEYVAYGLEQWWSSQYLENSIQSENHVLLVAEAAPEIIGVAESQYLNETSAILWKLYVLKAHRGKGIGTALIEESIRRLSSTVESYYTEYDSQNERAAAFYKSRGFEFDRIEESQFHDEVITSVYIKRDLRG comes from the coding sequence ATGGAAATAAGAACGGCTTTGATAGATGATATCAAGGATATCCAAATGGTTGGGCGATTGTCTTGGAACGATACCTATGGAGTGTTTCGATCTGATGAATACGTTGCTTATGGTTTAGAACAATGGTGGTCTTCTCAGTATCTTGAAAATTCAATTCAATCTGAAAATCATGTCTTACTCGTTGCTGAGGCAGCACCCGAAATTATTGGCGTGGCAGAAAGTCAATATCTCAATGAGACAAGTGCTATTTTGTGGAAGCTCTATGTACTTAAAGCGCATAGAGGGAAAGGAATTGGAACAGCACTGATAGAGGAAAGCATTAGACGTTTATCGTCAACGGTAGAATCGTATTACACCGAATACGATAGCCAGAACGAAAGGGCCGCCGCATTTTATAAATCTCGTGGATTTGAATTTGACCGAATAGAAGAGTCTCAATTTCACGATGAAGTTATCACCTCCGTGTATATCAAACGCGATCTAAGAGGCTAA
- a CDS encoding ABC transporter ATP-binding protein — MFKTYRRMMDVAGSYKSQLQKALLISVIASILQGIIFALFFPLLSALMARPIETQRVWLLLALFGVLVICEGWLRWQELDFSWLTSSSVAHETRLRLGEQLRRMPLQALNQRRSGDLNVVMSGNVSELVLWIGSLATLVIQTVVVPVITVLVTLLIDWRLAIALLVTFPLAVPVYRQMRSRVKSSLREVTEANADTASRVVEYAQGLPVLRATQQVGTRSQRLQAALEQQRAAQAKGQRLISLPIITMATLVEVGILTVIGLGVLFILQGSLSAPALLALIVIAMRFTEPLAQLIGLTSVFDLMEIGLERIEAVMDIPALPVAAPPAQLTDFEITFDQVSFRYAEQTEWALQDVSFHAPARSLTALVGPSGSGKTTITRLISRFADVQAGAIRIGHVNIQQVEPSDLMRSISVVFQDVYLFDDTILNNIRMAKPDATNPEVEVAARAANCHDFITRLPQGYETRIGDIGGALSGGERQRISIARAMLKNAPIVLLDEPTSALDTESEVAVQEAINRLVVDKTVIVIAHRLSTTVGADLILVLADGQVIERGSHPELLAQQGRYAAMWAIQQQSQAWRMAA, encoded by the coding sequence ATGTTCAAGACGTATCGCCGCATGATGGATGTGGCCGGATCTTACAAATCGCAGCTGCAAAAAGCTCTCCTCATATCGGTTATCGCGTCCATCCTTCAAGGCATTATCTTTGCCCTGTTCTTTCCATTGTTATCAGCCCTAATGGCCCGCCCCATTGAGACTCAGCGGGTTTGGTTGCTGCTGGCCCTGTTTGGAGTTCTGGTCATTTGTGAAGGATGGCTCCGCTGGCAAGAGCTGGATTTTAGCTGGCTGACCAGTAGTAGTGTGGCCCATGAAACACGATTACGCCTGGGCGAACAACTGCGACGGATGCCCCTACAAGCGCTCAATCAGCGGCGATCGGGCGATCTCAACGTGGTCATGAGTGGGAATGTCAGCGAGCTGGTGTTGTGGATTGGCAGCCTGGCCACGCTAGTGATTCAAACGGTGGTGGTGCCCGTGATTACGGTGCTCGTCACGCTATTAATTGATTGGCGGTTAGCCATCGCGCTGCTGGTAACCTTTCCGCTGGCAGTCCCGGTTTACCGACAGATGCGATCGCGAGTCAAAAGCAGTCTGCGAGAAGTCACCGAAGCAAATGCCGATACCGCCTCCCGAGTCGTGGAATATGCCCAGGGGCTACCGGTTTTGCGAGCAACCCAACAAGTCGGCACGCGATCGCAACGGCTGCAGGCCGCCCTTGAGCAACAGCGCGCAGCGCAAGCCAAAGGACAGCGTCTCATCAGCCTTCCCATAATTACGATGGCGACGCTGGTTGAAGTGGGCATTCTCACGGTCATTGGCCTGGGTGTTCTGTTCATTTTGCAAGGCAGCCTTTCCGCCCCCGCTTTGTTGGCGCTGATTGTGATTGCTATGCGGTTCACCGAGCCGCTCGCTCAACTCATCGGACTCACCAGCGTCTTCGATTTGATGGAAATCGGCCTGGAGCGCATCGAAGCCGTGATGGACATTCCAGCCCTGCCAGTGGCAGCACCTCCAGCTCAGCTGACCGATTTTGAGATTACTTTTGACCAGGTTTCCTTCCGGTATGCCGAGCAAACGGAATGGGCGCTGCAGGACGTGTCGTTTCACGCCCCAGCGCGATCGCTGACCGCGTTAGTCGGCCCCTCCGGCAGCGGTAAAACCACAATTACGCGCTTAATCAGCCGCTTTGCCGATGTTCAAGCCGGGGCCATTCGCATTGGCCATGTCAATATCCAACAGGTCGAACCCTCAGATTTGATGCGGTCTATCTCAGTGGTCTTTCAGGATGTGTATTTGTTTGATGACACCATTCTCAATAACATCCGCATGGCGAAGCCCGATGCCACCAATCCCGAGGTCGAAGTGGCTGCCCGAGCCGCCAACTGCCATGACTTTATTACCCGACTGCCCCAAGGATACGAAACCCGCATTGGTGACATTGGCGGTGCCCTGTCTGGCGGGGAGCGTCAGCGCATTTCAATTGCCCGCGCCATGCTCAAAAATGCCCCCATCGTATTGCTCGACGAACCCACCTCAGCGTTAGATACGGAAAGTGAAGTAGCAGTACAAGAGGCCATCAATCGCCTCGTTGTAGATAAAACCGTGATTGTAATTGCCCATCGGCTCTCAACGACGGTCGGGGCCGATTTGATTCTCGTTCTAGCCGATGGCCAGGTCATCGAACGAGGGTCTCACCCAGAATTACTCGCTCAGCAAGGACGCTACGCGGCCATGTGGGCCATACAGCAGCAATCGCAAGCCTGGCGAATGGCCGCTTGA
- a CDS encoding GNAT family N-acetyltransferase: MLELNGEFGWMIHYRQATEQDREALFELHKLALGPYIDQIFGWNEAVQKQFFNDRFDANKLQWIVGNGLRVGVIAYQERDTGFYLESLEIYPAYQGKGYGSAAIQDIIQKAQRRSLPVELQVFKINPAIRLYRRLGFSVVNESDRHIQMRRMPEVNSRF, from the coding sequence ATGCTCGAATTGAACGGTGAGTTTGGTTGGATGATTCACTACCGGCAAGCAACTGAGCAAGATCGAGAGGCACTATTTGAGCTGCATAAACTGGCCTTAGGGCCTTATATTGATCAGATTTTTGGATGGAATGAGGCCGTTCAAAAGCAATTCTTTAACGATAGGTTTGATGCTAACAAGCTGCAGTGGATCGTTGGCAATGGATTGCGGGTTGGAGTCATTGCTTATCAAGAGCGAGATACTGGCTTCTATCTTGAAAGCCTTGAGATTTATCCTGCTTACCAAGGCAAGGGATACGGGTCTGCTGCCATTCAAGACATCATTCAAAAAGCCCAACGGAGATCGTTACCCGTAGAGTTGCAGGTATTCAAGATCAATCCTGCTATTCGTCTGTATCGTCGGTTAGGCTTCTCAGTAGTTAACGAAAGCGATCGCCATATTCAGATGCGGCGAATGCCTGAGGTTAATTCGCGATTTTAG
- a CDS encoding helix-turn-helix transcriptional regulator — protein sequence MAITLTDMDFQALTAQAEQQGEPMYLLTEGGTQYNLPKQLGEGGDRIIELRHGLTIRIRDAKLRQPIRYVREHASSFPLTAKFYLSGMSRVQTLDAADIDDDYQEITGHHYLYHLPEQTEIEEWPAGTPIHVLMVFADPSYFSPFNVTQSDLSKPLKKLLDGNGTQRFHQPLGQLSPPMRQLIQQILHCPYTGLMQQLYLESKVLELLTSQFAVWTDEPPPEKSIWLCAQDIEQLHQAKDILIQRANQQSPSLMELARLVGLNDRKLNQGFRQLFGTTVFGYLKDYRLRQAQDLLCDSSLTIAGVAAAVGYKNPEAFSTAFRRKFAISPKAYQLSRRGLGS from the coding sequence ATGGCGATCACGCTGACGGATATGGACTTTCAAGCGCTAACAGCACAAGCTGAACAGCAAGGTGAGCCGATGTACCTGTTAACGGAAGGGGGGACTCAGTACAATTTGCCAAAGCAGTTGGGGGAAGGCGGCGATCGCATCATTGAACTGCGTCATGGCCTGACTATTCGCATCCGTGACGCTAAGCTCAGGCAGCCTATTCGCTATGTTCGTGAACATGCGTCGAGCTTTCCACTAACCGCGAAATTTTATCTGTCAGGGATGTCTAGGGTACAGACACTCGATGCGGCAGACATTGATGACGACTATCAAGAAATCACGGGTCATCACTACCTGTATCATCTACCGGAGCAAACTGAAATTGAAGAATGGCCTGCAGGCACACCCATCCACGTCTTGATGGTGTTTGCCGATCCCAGCTACTTTAGTCCGTTCAACGTTACCCAAAGTGATCTGTCAAAGCCCTTAAAAAAGCTATTAGACGGGAATGGAACCCAGCGCTTTCATCAACCCCTGGGCCAGCTTTCCCCCCCAATGAGGCAGCTAATCCAGCAAATATTGCACTGCCCTTACACGGGCCTGATGCAGCAGCTTTATTTGGAAAGCAAAGTCCTAGAACTCCTCACTTCACAGTTTGCCGTTTGGACGGATGAACCGCCACCCGAAAAATCAATTTGGCTATGTGCTCAGGATATTGAGCAATTGCATCAAGCAAAAGATATTTTGATCCAGCGAGCCAACCAGCAATCGCCGTCCCTCATGGAACTGGCCCGACTAGTCGGTCTGAACGATCGGAAGCTCAATCAGGGATTTCGCCAACTGTTTGGAACGACGGTTTTTGGATACTTAAAGGACTATCGCTTGCGTCAGGCTCAGGACTTGCTGTGCGACTCTAGCCTGACGATAGCGGGGGTGGCCGCTGCCGTTGGCTATAAAAATCCAGAAGCGTTCAGTACAGCTTTCCGACGTAAGTTTGCCATAAGCCCGAAAGCCTATCAGCTCAGTCGGCGGGGCCTTGGCTCATAG
- a CDS encoding Uma2 family endonuclease, protein MVRLDATPPQTPDLEAPQHAAEANPLDVVSCPPPGLYSDEPPLETDLHRDQIDLLIRLLKYWWRDRNDFYISGNLTVYYSAEETKKRDFRGPDVFVVLDTEKRDRRSWVIWEEGGKYPNIVIELLSDSTAAVDRGRKKELYQNVWRLPEYYWFHPETLEFAGFRLIRGQYEAISPDKNGRFSSEELGLALGIYERQLRWFTADGALVPLPEETERQAREQAEQQAAQAQQAREQAEQQAAQAQQEKEREQQRIERLEAYLRSQGIDPEQLP, encoded by the coding sequence ATGGTTCGCCTGGATGCTACGCCACCACAAACGCCCGATCTTGAGGCCCCTCAACACGCAGCTGAGGCAAATCCGCTGGATGTAGTGAGTTGCCCACCGCCTGGTCTTTACAGTGATGAACCGCCATTGGAAACTGACTTACACCGGGATCAAATTGACCTGCTGATTCGATTGCTCAAGTATTGGTGGCGCGATCGCAACGACTTCTATATCTCTGGTAACCTGACGGTCTATTACAGTGCTGAAGAAACGAAAAAACGTGATTTTCGCGGACCTGATGTGTTTGTGGTGCTAGACACCGAGAAACGCGATCGCCGTAGCTGGGTGATTTGGGAAGAAGGGGGCAAGTATCCCAATATAGTGATTGAGCTGTTATCTGATTCCACAGCCGCCGTAGATCGAGGCAGAAAAAAAGAACTGTATCAAAACGTGTGGCGGCTGCCTGAATACTATTGGTTTCATCCAGAAACGCTAGAGTTTGCCGGGTTTCGATTAATCAGGGGACAGTATGAGGCCATCTCACCCGATAAGAACGGTAGATTCAGCAGCGAAGAATTAGGTCTAGCATTAGGAATTTATGAACGGCAGCTGCGCTGGTTTACAGCAGACGGAGCTTTAGTGCCCCTGCCAGAAGAGACGGAGCGACAAGCCCGTGAGCAAGCCGAGCAGCAAGCCGCTCAAGCACAACAAGCCCGTGAGCAAGCTGAACAGCAAGCCGCTCAAGCACAACAGGAAAAAGAACGGGAACAGCAGCGTATTGAGCGGCTAGAGGCATACCTGCGATCGCAGGGCATCGATCCAGAGCAGCTTCCATGA
- a CDS encoding TonB-dependent siderophore receptor, with product MVRGVPFGITALLALLSMPSAIAEEAVNRATENQTPAATEPTNGSGLTEPIPVEAVPQPAMEGVATTVDEWLTPIAQAELVEITNIQVEETAEGFTLQLETTGELAVPETAIMGNAAIADIPNAVLQLPDGEEFLVSEPAESISLINITNLPDNQVRIAITGTDAPPAIDISTEATGLTISGIPGDPTVQAPDEEAIQVVVTGEAEDDDYFVPNASTATRTDTPILDTPASIQVIPRQVLEDQQVVRLEEALTNVSGVTPGNTLSGNTETFNIRGFENTRVLQDGFRQFGGFGANITETANLEQVEVLKGPASILYGEIQPGGVINVVTKQPLSEPYYDLQAQVGSREFISPSLDFSGPLTADGRLRYRLNALVRREESFRDFNNNLSRSFIAPTLAWQISDRTDLTVQFEYIDDELLFDNSLVASGEDVVDVPLDRNLFDPANHGKSEFINVGYNLEHRFSDNWRLRNAFRYTYRDNFVFGALQAGFDENTGILTRVPGSQNLIAENYSLQTNIVGEFATGSIQHTLLFGIDLNRTDISTFARIDFSNRQPLNIFDPVYGVFADINFDDLPIFRDIDGQSDRLGIYLQDQINFSDNLILLAGLRYDTVEQSTVNGPTAINPTPSGTTQNDDAVTPRVGIVYQPTSNISLYGSYSQSFTPSSVTTAAGDPLEPERGEGFEVGVKTELLDGDLLATLAYFNITKQNVATQDPNNSFFSVATGEQHSQGIELDIAGEILPGWNVIASYAYIDAEVTEDNVIPEGNRLFNSPRHSASLWTNYEIQAGDLAGLGFGLGFNFVGERAGDLANSFEIDSYVLANAAISYERDDWRLALNIKNLFDTDYIRSTSGSRLFGNLPGEPFTVIGSFSIQF from the coding sequence ATGGTGAGGGGGGTTCCCTTCGGAATAACAGCGCTGCTGGCTCTTTTGTCAATGCCATCTGCGATCGCGGAGGAAGCGGTCAATCGTGCAACAGAAAATCAAACACCTGCTGCGACTGAACCCACTAATGGGTCTGGCTTAACGGAGCCGATCCCAGTAGAGGCGGTCCCGCAGCCAGCAATGGAGGGTGTGGCCACGACGGTAGATGAATGGCTGACACCCATCGCCCAGGCCGAATTGGTTGAGATTACCAACATCCAGGTTGAGGAAACTGCAGAGGGGTTTACACTGCAGCTTGAAACGACGGGCGAGTTGGCAGTGCCTGAAACCGCGATTATGGGTAATGCGGCGATCGCCGACATCCCCAATGCCGTTTTGCAATTGCCAGACGGCGAAGAATTCTTGGTTAGCGAACCGGCCGAGAGCATCTCACTGATCAACATCACTAACCTGCCGGATAATCAGGTGCGGATTGCGATTACCGGCACCGATGCCCCACCGGCTATTGACATCAGCACTGAGGCAACCGGACTCACCATCAGCGGTATTCCTGGAGATCCAACTGTTCAGGCTCCGGATGAGGAAGCGATTCAGGTGGTGGTCACAGGGGAAGCTGAGGACGATGATTACTTTGTGCCCAATGCCAGCACCGCTACCCGCACCGATACGCCCATTCTGGATACGCCTGCGTCAATTCAGGTGATTCCTCGTCAAGTGCTGGAAGATCAGCAGGTGGTTAGGCTCGAAGAGGCACTCACCAATGTCAGCGGTGTAACGCCTGGCAATACACTCTCTGGTAATACTGAAACTTTTAATATCCGAGGATTCGAGAATACTCGCGTTCTCCAAGATGGCTTCAGGCAATTCGGTGGCTTTGGAGCGAATATAACTGAAACTGCCAACCTAGAGCAGGTGGAAGTTCTCAAAGGCCCAGCTTCGATTTTGTATGGCGAGATTCAACCAGGGGGCGTCATCAATGTAGTGACAAAGCAACCGCTGTCAGAGCCGTATTACGATCTTCAGGCCCAAGTCGGCAGTCGAGAATTTATTAGCCCCAGTCTTGACTTTTCTGGCCCTCTGACGGCAGACGGACGCTTACGCTATCGTCTCAATGCTCTCGTCCGCCGTGAAGAAAGTTTTCGAGATTTTAACAACAACCTTAGTCGTTCTTTCATCGCCCCAACCCTTGCTTGGCAGATTAGCGATCGCACCGATCTGACGGTGCAATTCGAATACATTGATGATGAGTTACTGTTTGACAACAGTTTAGTTGCCTCTGGTGAAGACGTTGTAGATGTTCCCCTCGATCGAAATCTTTTCGACCCTGCCAATCATGGTAAAAGCGAATTTATCAACGTTGGCTATAACTTAGAGCATCGTTTCAGCGATAACTGGCGATTACGCAACGCTTTTCGTTACACCTATCGAGATAATTTTGTTTTTGGAGCGCTGCAGGCTGGTTTTGATGAGAATACTGGTATCCTCACTCGTGTTCCGGGGAGTCAAAATCTAATCGCTGAAAATTATTCGCTCCAAACCAATATCGTTGGTGAATTTGCCACGGGCTCCATCCAACATACTCTTCTGTTTGGAATTGATCTCAACCGAACAGATATCTCAACCTTTGCAAGGATTGATTTTTCTAACCGTCAACCTCTGAATATTTTTGACCCGGTTTATGGAGTATTTGCTGACATCAACTTCGATGACTTGCCGATTTTTAGAGACATTGATGGCCAATCAGATCGGCTAGGCATCTATCTGCAAGATCAGATTAACTTCTCCGACAATTTAATTCTCTTAGCCGGGTTGCGCTATGACACTGTAGAGCAAAGCACAGTCAACGGTCCGACTGCTATCAACCCTACGCCTTCTGGAACCACTCAAAATGATGATGCAGTGACCCCCAGAGTCGGCATTGTCTATCAACCAACTTCTAACATTTCCCTCTACGGCAGCTACTCTCAATCATTTACGCCTAGCTCCGTGACAACAGCAGCCGGTGATCCCTTAGAACCTGAGCGAGGCGAAGGGTTTGAAGTCGGAGTCAAAACTGAATTACTCGACGGCGATCTGCTAGCAACACTGGCTTATTTCAATATCACTAAGCAAAATGTCGCAACTCAAGACCCCAACAATTCGTTCTTTTCAGTCGCAACGGGTGAACAGCACAGTCAAGGCATTGAACTCGACATTGCTGGAGAAATTTTGCCGGGCTGGAATGTGATTGCTTCCTATGCCTACATTGATGCGGAGGTTACAGAAGACAACGTGATTCCTGAAGGCAATCGTCTGTTTAATAGCCCCCGGCATAGCGCCAGCCTCTGGACAAATTACGAAATTCAAGCGGGTGATTTGGCAGGATTAGGCTTTGGTCTAGGCTTTAACTTTGTAGGGGAACGCGCAGGCGATTTAGCCAATAGTTTTGAAATAGACAGCTATGTTCTCGCGAATGCCGCAATTTCTTATGAGCGCGACGACTGGCGATTAGCGCTCAATATCAAGAATCTTTTTGACACCGACTATATCCGATCTACGAGCGGCAGTAGACTTTTTGGGAATCTCCCGGGAGAGCCGTTTACTGTCATCGGTTCATTTTCGATTCAATTTTGA